The Candidatus Omnitrophota bacterium genome contains the following window.
CTAAAGACTTGTATGCCTTCGAAATATGTTTCGCTGTGGTAACCGTAGACTGAATTACAAAAAAATCAACTCCGGCTGAGGAGGCAATCTCTCCAAAACGCTTAGCATTCTGGGGAGTACAACTTACAATCACAGAAACCTTCTCTTCTTTTATCTGACCTATTCTTTTGGCAACCAACTTTTCTTTAATCGGCTCTTTATAAATTGACTGTACTAATCTAGTTGCCTCTTCGTTTCCAGCCTTGGCTATTTTTCTTAAAACAAGGGCTGGCTTCTCGTAGCGAGTCTGTATGCCTTCGAGGTTTAAGACTGCAAGACCTCCTAATTTTCCCATTGTTACAGCAAAACGGACATCAACCACCCCATCCATTGCTGCAGCAATTATCGGTACCTTGAATGATTTATCTCCCAACTTAAAACTGGTATCTACCTCAAGAGGATTCACAGTCACATTTCCCGGGACAAGCGCAACCTCATCAAAACCATAACAACGTCTTGCTCGCCTTCCTATGCCAACCCATTCTGCCATGTTAAAAGCTCCATTTTTAACACAGGTAATCAGCTGTGTTTTTAGTTATAAATATAGGCTTTCTTGATGAATTAACATTCTATCTAATCTTAATAACAATGTCAATTTAAAAAATAGATTTGATTAGGGTGCTAGAGTCATAAAATTTAAAAAAATAGGCAGGACAAACCACTCTATCCTGCCTATCTGTTTTTTCTTGTGAGAGAATGCGCAAATTAGCTTATTAATACATTCCTCCACCCATGCCGCCCATACCACCCATACCACCTGGAGGCATTGCCGGGCCAGCCTTATCCGTCTCAGGTTTATCTACAACTAAGGCCTCGGTTGTAAGCATTAGTGCTGCAATACTTGCAGCATTCTGTAGCGCAGAACGAGTAACCTTGGTAGGATCAATTATTCCCGCCTTTATCATGTCAGTGTATTTATCGTCATTGACGTCGTAGCCTACATTCCCCTTTAATTCTTTGATCTTTTGAACCACAACAGAACCTTCTAAACCGGCATTCTTCGCAAGTTGTCTTGCAGGTTCTTCCAGCGCACGTTTTACAATACCTACACCAATCTGCTCATCGCCTTTCAGCTTTAATTCATTCAAGGAATCTATGGTACGTAGTAAAGCCACTCCGCCACCCGGGACTATTCCTTCTTCTTTTGCTGCGCGAGTTGCATGCAAGGCATCTTCTACGCGTGCCTTCTTTTCCTTCATTTCAGTTTCAGTAGCTGCTCCCACGTTAATTACAGCAACGCCACCAGCTAATTTTGCTAAACGCTCCTGTAATTTCTCGCGGTCATAATCTGAGTCGCTTAATTCCACCTGCTTCTTTATTTGAGAGATTCTAGCATTAAGGTCAGCTGTCTTTCCTGCGCCTTCAACTATCGTAGTATTCTCTTTATCAATCTTTATTCTCTTGGCGCGGCCTAGATCATCTAAACCGATATTCTCTAACTTTATTCCTAAATCTTCAGTTATTGCTTTTCCGCCAGTAAGTATGGCGATATCTTCCAGCATTTCCTTACGTCTATCACCATAACCAGGAGCCTTAACTGCAGCAGTGACTAATGTTCCTCTGATCTTATTGACTACCAAAGTAGCCAATGCCTCACCCTCAATATCCTCAGCAATAATAATCAGAGGTTTGCCGCCCTTTGCCACCTGTTCTAATAGCGGTAGTATATCTTTAAGGCTTGAAATCTTCTTTTCGTAAATTAAAATAAGCGGATTATCAAGTACACACTCCATGCGTTCGGAATCAGTAACAAAATAAGGAGAAAGATAACCCTGATCAAACTGCATACCTTCAACTAAATCCATTGTTGTAGCCAAGGATTTTGCCTCCTCAACTGTAATTACGCCGTCTGTGCCTACCTTATCCATTGCATCAGCAATTAAATCACCGATAAGCTTATCACAGTTTGATGCAATAAATCCAACCTGAGCCACCTCTTTCTTCTCGCTTAATTCTGTAGATAAACCCTTTAATCCAGCAACAACCTTTTCTACTGCCTTTTCGATTCCGCGCTTTAAGGCCATTGGATTTGCGCCAGCAGTAACGTTCCTTAAGCCTTCCTTGTAAATTGATTCTGCTAAAATTGTTGCTGTGGTAGTACCATCACCAGCAATATCAGAGGTTTTTTCAGCAACCTCTTTAACCATCTGAGCACCCATATTTTCATATGGATCTTCCAGATCTATCTCTTTTGCTACTGTTACGCCGTCTTTGGTAATTGTGGGAGAGCCGAATTTCTTATCTAGAACTACATTCCTTCCCTTAGGACCCAAAGTTACCTTGACGGTCGAAGCAAGCTTCTCCACGCCGCGCATAATAGCATGCCTTGCTTCCTCGCCAAATGCTAACTGCTTTGCCATT
Protein-coding sequences here:
- the groL gene encoding chaperonin GroEL (60 kDa chaperone family; promotes refolding of misfolded polypeptides especially under stressful conditions; forms two stacked rings of heptamers to form a barrel-shaped 14mer; ends can be capped by GroES; misfolded proteins enter the barrel where they are refolded when GroES binds) codes for the protein MAKQLAFGEEARHAIMRGVEKLASTVKVTLGPKGRNVVLDKKFGSPTITKDGVTVAKEIDLEDPYENMGAQMVKEVAEKTSDIAGDGTTTATILAESIYKEGLRNVTAGANPMALKRGIEKAVEKVVAGLKGLSTELSEKKEVAQVGFIASNCDKLIGDLIADAMDKVGTDGVITVEEAKSLATTMDLVEGMQFDQGYLSPYFVTDSERMECVLDNPLILIYEKKISSLKDILPLLEQVAKGGKPLIIIAEDIEGEALATLVVNKIRGTLVTAAVKAPGYGDRRKEMLEDIAILTGGKAITEDLGIKLENIGLDDLGRAKRIKIDKENTTIVEGAGKTADLNARISQIKKQVELSDSDYDREKLQERLAKLAGGVAVINVGAATETEMKEKKARVEDALHATRAAKEEGIVPGGGVALLRTIDSLNELKLKGDEQIGVGIVKRALEEPARQLAKNAGLEGSVVVQKIKELKGNVGYDVNDDKYTDMIKAGIIDPTKVTRSALQNAASIAALMLTTEALVVDKPETDKAGPAMPPGGMGGMGGMGGGMY